One Fontisphaera persica DNA window includes the following coding sequences:
- a CDS encoding DUF971 domain-containing protein yields the protein MRPLDLQVVGQELAIKWEDGSEAFLPLEMLRRHCPCAGCKGEMDVMGKVYKAPDRPLTPTAFQLARLLPVGNYAVNLVWAEGHQAGIYSFDYLRRLAASQNQEPS from the coding sequence ATGCGACCGCTGGATTTACAGGTTGTCGGCCAGGAGCTGGCCATCAAATGGGAGGATGGCTCGGAAGCCTTCTTACCTCTGGAAATGCTCCGCCGCCACTGCCCCTGCGCCGGATGCAAGGGCGAAATGGATGTCATGGGAAAGGTGTATAAAGCCCCAGACCGCCCCCTCACCCCCACCGCCTTCCAATTGGCCCGCCTGCTCCCCGTGGGCAATTATGCCGTCAACCTCGTCTGGGCCGAAGGCCACCAAGCCGGCATTTACTCCTTTGACTACCTTCGCCGCCTGGCTGCCAGCCAGAATCAGGAGCCATCATGA
- a CDS encoding immunoglobulin domain-containing protein — MQTQQSNFNGGLLGEVRQGAGFRPGLRSWLAGLTLALTVSLAHGQWVAINDVFNGPLTHPNVTTYGTVAQGVSITGSGFLKDLSTGQDLSARLEIYNENVVPAGTMGTPNQDTPAMNMFGPYVDWSTASGGQNAVYLDSTSDVIYYRFTGLNPAARYSFHGTAVRGNSGYTIRWTRVTLLGAESFDAANLTGPSSPGILDAQYPGSGLGPNEVAFNPGYNVVAGDVVGWTNIDPGADGEIIIVCRVYTGPIPAGTAATVSYGFNALRLEELMSGPIEIVRQPETNVVVEAFSPWSLSVETLGGGPQYQWYRGTPGNAVAIEGATRRTYSVPSAMLSDSGTYFAVIRNQYNAMTTTVSTVTVFVNPIQITQQPTNRLTILELRPLNLSVGVTGTRPQFQWYKNGQAIPDATNQTFTIASAVAADSGNYYVVVTNLLYGATSTVAQVIVSSDIAPPQVVRIVPNTFHNQVIVEFDEAVDPGVAGNGANYTPSMFDVYSVVLTNDRTAVLFTSPLAPNTDYNLDIFVQDLVNNFDFLSTSFRTWTPNLAGGVMFDVYYTGGGTAITNLLNHTNFPHAPDSSFVLTNFDTTVFWPDASNGEPYRQNYGARMRGFFIPVVSGNYHFFIRSDDASELYVNPNGPSADGKVRVAYETGCCNAFQEPGTAIQTSTNTFALVAGRPYYVEAVYKEGTGGDWCQVAARRVGDPTPANQLVPILETGVPYLPPGLYGQNTFLAEPQDITRESPASFTLSALAANSLNVPLSYQWQRNDGAGFVDIPNARGRNLSFTNVTVAENGAQFRVIVAAGDTAITSRVATVTITPDVTGPQVVNARREANLTTITINFTEPLDPVNATTVGNYQVCDAFVPNRCLNILGATLTNNNTTVILDTEMPDLAGTYQLRLSGVTDVHGNVIRPPTTVPLRIVASFQEGLYGYTGAQDTQLRQANPDDNYNTATSLLVDASDGGGVVQVLVAFRNLFGTGPGQIPPGVTLRSATLRLFSIDANADTPGPVYLHLMLVPWDSANVTYNSLTAGVATNGVEATTNNYGSIVPNFPNPNGTTWQTRDVDVLSSLQAWASGQVANNGWVLINVNTDGYRFSSSEYSEVQYRPLLMVEYEPGTEVQPVQIVSQPAPTTTVNEGAAVNLSVSVSGTRPEFQWYKDGQVLSGATNATLTLANVNETFSGRYFCIVSNFAPSIVQSADAVVVVNPDTNRPVVVSALATTNLSEIRVVFNKPMNAASLAQAGRFVVAPAYGGAPLNVLGVALATNGLTATITTEPRNAFTYYTLTVRDVTDVAYRQNVLAPNPTWLILGSQISLIAPISEWKFFQNGDAGAGWTAPAFDDSGWSNGLALFVGKTGTPGQGDIPIATSLAMGQTTYYFRGRFNLPSLAQLSGLQSFQIMVRPIIDDGAVFHLNGQEALRVGMTNAGPIFYETFATRSQGNDYRWEGPYALPVANLVFGGQNVIAVEVHQVNATSSDVAFAAELLINVPPVELRLQPAVVNGDTFRINWPPLTGFRLYQADRVEGPYSPVPGDPVGTYSVSTRAAQGKFFQVRREP, encoded by the coding sequence ATGCAAACACAGCAATCCAACTTCAATGGCGGGCTTCTTGGAGAGGTCAGGCAGGGAGCAGGTTTCAGGCCCGGATTAAGAAGCTGGCTGGCGGGATTAACCCTGGCTTTAACGGTATCGCTGGCGCATGGTCAATGGGTGGCCATCAATGATGTTTTCAATGGCCCCCTGACTCATCCCAATGTGACCACTTATGGCACGGTTGCCCAAGGCGTTTCGATTACGGGCAGCGGGTTCCTGAAGGATTTGAGCACGGGGCAGGATTTGTCCGCACGCTTGGAAATCTACAATGAAAACGTGGTGCCTGCGGGCACGATGGGCACGCCCAACCAGGACACCCCGGCGATGAACATGTTTGGACCGTATGTGGACTGGAGCACGGCGTCTGGAGGCCAGAACGCAGTGTATTTGGATTCCACCTCGGACGTCATTTATTATCGTTTCACTGGTTTGAACCCCGCCGCCCGTTACTCTTTCCATGGCACAGCCGTGCGCGGCAATTCGGGCTATACCATTCGGTGGACGCGGGTTACTTTGCTGGGGGCCGAATCCTTTGATGCGGCCAATCTGACGGGGCCCTCCAGCCCGGGCATATTGGATGCGCAGTATCCGGGGTCTGGACTTGGCCCCAATGAGGTGGCTTTCAACCCCGGTTATAATGTTGTGGCGGGTGACGTGGTGGGGTGGACAAACATTGACCCTGGCGCCGATGGGGAAATCATCATTGTCTGCCGGGTGTACACCGGGCCAATCCCCGCCGGCACCGCGGCTACCGTATCCTACGGTTTCAACGCGCTGCGTCTGGAGGAATTGATGAGCGGACCGATTGAAATTGTGCGCCAACCGGAAACCAATGTGGTGGTGGAGGCCTTCAGCCCGTGGTCCCTATCGGTGGAAACCCTGGGGGGCGGCCCGCAATACCAATGGTACCGAGGCACGCCGGGCAATGCGGTGGCCATTGAGGGCGCCACCCGGCGCACGTACAGCGTTCCAAGCGCCATGTTGTCAGACAGCGGTACGTATTTTGCGGTCATCCGCAACCAATACAATGCCATGACCACCACGGTTTCCACCGTGACGGTGTTTGTAAATCCCATTCAAATCACGCAGCAACCGACCAACCGCCTGACGATTTTGGAATTGCGGCCCTTGAACCTGAGTGTGGGGGTGACGGGCACGCGCCCGCAATTTCAATGGTACAAGAATGGCCAGGCCATTCCCGATGCCACCAACCAGACCTTCACCATTGCCTCGGCGGTGGCGGCGGACAGCGGGAATTATTATGTGGTGGTCACCAACCTTCTTTACGGAGCGACGAGCACGGTGGCGCAAGTGATTGTGTCCTCGGATATCGCCCCACCGCAGGTGGTGCGCATTGTGCCCAATACTTTTCACAATCAGGTGATTGTGGAATTCGATGAGGCAGTGGACCCTGGCGTGGCGGGCAATGGCGCCAATTATACGCCTAGCATGTTTGATGTGTATTCGGTGGTGCTGACCAACGACCGCACGGCGGTGTTGTTCACTTCGCCGCTGGCACCCAACACGGATTACAACCTGGATATTTTTGTGCAGGACCTGGTGAATAATTTTGACTTTCTCTCAACCTCCTTCCGCACGTGGACGCCCAACCTGGCGGGCGGGGTCATGTTTGATGTGTATTATACAGGGGGCGGCACGGCGATTACCAACCTGCTCAATCATACCAACTTCCCCCATGCACCGGACAGCAGCTTTGTGCTGACCAACTTCGACACCACGGTGTTCTGGCCGGATGCCAGCAATGGTGAACCTTATCGCCAGAATTACGGGGCCCGGATGCGCGGGTTCTTTATTCCGGTGGTGTCCGGGAATTATCACTTCTTCATTCGCAGCGATGACGCCTCCGAGTTGTACGTGAACCCCAACGGCCCCTCGGCCGATGGCAAGGTGCGCGTGGCGTATGAGACGGGCTGCTGCAACGCCTTCCAGGAGCCGGGCACGGCCATACAAACTTCGACCAACACCTTCGCTCTGGTGGCAGGCCGCCCGTATTACGTGGAGGCGGTTTACAAGGAAGGCACGGGCGGCGACTGGTGCCAGGTGGCAGCGCGCCGTGTGGGCGACCCCACTCCGGCCAACCAACTGGTACCGATTCTCGAGACGGGTGTGCCGTATTTGCCGCCGGGGTTGTATGGCCAGAATACCTTCCTGGCCGAACCGCAGGATATTACCCGCGAATCGCCCGCCTCTTTCACCCTCTCGGCTCTGGCTGCCAACAGTTTGAATGTGCCTCTCTCTTATCAATGGCAGCGCAATGATGGCGCGGGCTTTGTGGATATTCCCAATGCCCGGGGCCGCAACCTGTCCTTCACCAATGTGACCGTGGCGGAGAATGGCGCCCAGTTCCGGGTGATTGTGGCGGCCGGCGACACGGCCATCACCAGCCGGGTGGCCACGGTTACCATCACGCCGGATGTCACCGGTCCGCAGGTGGTCAACGCGCGCCGGGAGGCGAATTTGACCACCATCACCATCAACTTTACCGAGCCGCTGGACCCGGTGAATGCCACGACGGTGGGCAATTACCAGGTCTGCGATGCTTTCGTCCCGAACCGCTGCCTGAACATCCTTGGGGCGACCTTGACGAATAATAATACGACGGTGATTTTGGATACGGAAATGCCGGATTTGGCCGGGACCTATCAACTGCGGCTCAGTGGCGTCACCGACGTGCACGGCAATGTGATTCGGCCGCCGACGACGGTGCCGCTGCGGATTGTAGCCTCGTTCCAGGAAGGCCTTTATGGCTACACCGGCGCGCAGGACACCCAATTGCGCCAGGCCAATCCGGATGACAACTACAACACGGCGACTTCCCTGCTGGTGGACGCCTCCGATGGCGGCGGCGTGGTGCAGGTGTTGGTGGCATTCCGCAACCTGTTTGGGACGGGACCGGGTCAGATTCCACCGGGAGTGACCTTGCGGTCGGCCACCTTGCGGTTGTTCTCCATTGATGCCAACGCCGACACGCCGGGGCCCGTTTACCTGCACTTGATGTTGGTGCCGTGGGACAGCGCCAATGTGACATATAATTCGCTCACCGCTGGCGTGGCCACCAACGGGGTGGAGGCGACGACCAACAACTATGGCAGCATTGTTCCCAACTTCCCCAATCCCAACGGGACAACTTGGCAGACACGCGATGTGGATGTGCTCAGTTCCTTGCAAGCCTGGGCCTCTGGCCAGGTGGCTAATAATGGCTGGGTGTTGATTAACGTGAACACAGATGGTTACCGGTTTAGCTCCTCCGAATACAGCGAAGTGCAATACCGGCCGCTGTTGATGGTGGAATACGAGCCGGGCACCGAGGTGCAGCCGGTGCAAATTGTGAGCCAGCCGGCGCCGACGACAACCGTAAATGAAGGGGCTGCCGTGAACCTGTCGGTTTCCGTCTCGGGCACACGGCCGGAGTTTCAATGGTACAAGGACGGCCAGGTCTTGAGCGGCGCCACCAATGCCACCTTGACGCTGGCGAATGTGAACGAGACCTTCTCCGGGCGCTACTTCTGCATCGTCAGCAACTTTGCGCCGAGCATCGTGCAAAGCGCCGATGCGGTGGTGGTGGTGAATCCGGATACCAACCGGCCGGTGGTGGTGAGCGCGCTGGCCACCACCAACCTGTCGGAAATTCGGGTGGTGTTCAACAAGCCGATGAATGCCGCGAGTTTGGCGCAGGCCGGACGGTTCGTGGTGGCGCCGGCTTATGGCGGGGCGCCGCTGAATGTGCTGGGCGTGGCGCTGGCCACCAACGGACTGACCGCGACCATTACCACCGAGCCCCGCAATGCGTTCACGTATTACACCTTGACGGTGCGGGATGTGACGGATGTGGCCTATCGGCAAAATGTGCTGGCACCCAATCCCACGTGGCTGATTCTGGGCTCGCAAATCAGCCTGATTGCCCCCATCAGTGAATGGAAGTTCTTCCAGAACGGCGATGCGGGCGCGGGCTGGACGGCGCCGGCGTTTGATGACAGCGGCTGGTCCAATGGGCTGGCCTTGTTTGTGGGCAAGACCGGCACACCGGGGCAGGGAGATATTCCGATTGCCACATCGCTGGCCATGGGCCAGACCACGTATTATTTCCGCGGGCGGTTCAACCTGCCGTCGCTGGCGCAGTTGTCGGGCTTGCAGAGCTTCCAGATAATGGTGCGGCCCATCATTGACGACGGGGCCGTGTTTCACCTGAACGGGCAGGAAGCCTTGCGGGTGGGCATGACCAACGCCGGGCCCATCTTCTATGAGACCTTTGCCACGCGGTCTCAGGGCAACGATTACCGCTGGGAAGGGCCGTATGCCCTGCCGGTGGCCAACCTGGTGTTTGGTGGTCAGAACGTGATTGCGGTGGAAGTGCACCAGGTCAACGCCACCAGCAGTGACGTGGCCTTTGCGGCGGAGCTGCTCATCAATGTGCCGCCGGTGGAGCTGCGGCTGCAGCCCGCGGTGGTCAACGGCGACACCTTCCGCATCAACTGGCCGCCGTTGACCGGCTTCCGGTTGTATCAAGCCGACCGCGTGGAAGGCCCATACTCACCGGTGCCGGGTGACCCGGTGGGCACCTACTCGGTGTCCACCCGGGCGGCGCAAGGCAAGTTCTTCCAGGTGCGGCGAGAGCCTTAA
- a CDS encoding beta strand repeat-containing protein — METGTWGITNLDADVQVFNTQMRLVSGNQTWSSVAGGGLTFNNTVDLRGRILTLAGAGTLTFNGVVTENSTSSITHNSTGLTIFNGNNNYTGGLTINNGTVRFGHNNAAGTGTLTLNGGSIQAGGGARTLNNTVSVGGDFGVGGTNDLTLSGDMTLVSTTNRVVTVTNSGLTTFSGYITGSGLVKSGTGTLLLSNDYNDFDGLRVQAGTLSLRPGGNLDIYGSGSSVAGSGAIVIDGGTLLLNPVGDITTLDREITWTTNGGTLDIARPARGVSAWGGFNVNASSNTPAIIRYNTLANTVGYGAWDAGEDFNIPNGSLYGTGTVVFALDNGATFQLRDTNFLGTLILRGPANGNSTVGSFATNVGRLSLSGNTSPADFTNFAFYGGVVIEGAVQVTEYYDRRRISSDILVRTNARVNFQGRSTADSVQDDYLILGGSVLNANTLTIQSNAVATIDIRFRSDNAINTSGVILDAKTVIEAGGTLMFGYSRQNDGLPGMTGEHLVRGNIEGRGRGVGSCCGTEGESIVDLRIGIGSPSTNLLIGGFTNGVIFAPSVALIVNSPDPNCCNGLRIQGPGAFVTNLVTPARLQNLQGTNGTLTIAFSDSAAQTFAPGPSAPSPIKLGFDRTTNTVNPVYTIGQTANDMANFSGLVVKGGTVQLGANQSFVGTAAIRTTLDVCGGTLVLGSGTTPRTLTIEGNALLQGGTLSGGAGTTKGTLVIGGDLIGNGTTLANTPNITMNPAASETTYVSGTTPLTGMGAFVKNGPGTTVLANQITPTRVVINNGTLLLGADERIGNSVPMTLAGGTFATGGYDETLGKLTLDANSTVDLGAGNSILTFANSTTESWNASAILSIVNWTGNLYGGGTDQVHFGPGGLTAGQLSQVRFVNPFGLTPGIYNAVMLSSGEVVPVPEPATIVAVVLLAGLVGWRERNRWLVLGRKVLAAIH, encoded by the coding sequence TTGGAAACAGGCACTTGGGGCATCACCAACCTGGATGCCGACGTGCAGGTTTTTAACACGCAGATGCGGCTGGTTAGCGGCAACCAAACTTGGTCTTCAGTGGCGGGCGGAGGCCTGACTTTTAATAATACGGTTGATTTGCGGGGACGCATATTAACCCTGGCTGGTGCTGGCACACTAACATTTAACGGGGTTGTCACTGAAAACAGCACCAGCTCCATCACACACAACTCCACCGGACTAACCATTTTCAACGGCAACAATAATTACACCGGCGGGTTGACCATCAACAATGGGACCGTGAGATTTGGCCATAATAATGCGGCGGGCACCGGCACTCTGACCCTCAACGGGGGCTCGATACAGGCCGGAGGCGGGGCAAGGACGCTGAATAATACAGTCTCCGTAGGGGGTGATTTTGGGGTGGGCGGCACGAACGATTTGACGCTCTCGGGGGACATGACGCTGGTATCCACCACGAACCGGGTGGTGACCGTGACCAACAGCGGTTTGACCACCTTTTCAGGTTATATCACGGGCAGCGGACTGGTGAAGTCGGGCACGGGGACGCTGTTGTTGAGCAACGATTACAATGATTTCGATGGCTTGCGGGTGCAGGCGGGCACCCTGAGCCTGCGGCCCGGAGGCAACCTGGACATCTATGGGTCGGGCAGCAGTGTGGCAGGCAGTGGTGCCATTGTGATTGATGGGGGCACGCTGTTGTTGAATCCCGTGGGCGACATCACCACCTTGGACCGCGAAATTACCTGGACCACCAATGGCGGCACGTTGGACATAGCGCGCCCTGCTCGGGGGGTGAGCGCGTGGGGGGGATTTAATGTCAATGCCTCTTCCAACACACCGGCCATCATCCGTTACAACACACTGGCGAATACCGTGGGATACGGCGCATGGGATGCCGGTGAGGATTTCAACATACCCAACGGGAGCTTGTATGGGACGGGCACGGTGGTTTTTGCGTTGGACAATGGCGCCACCTTCCAGCTCCGTGACACCAATTTTCTGGGCACCTTGATACTTCGCGGCCCTGCCAATGGCAATTCCACCGTGGGCAGCTTTGCCACCAATGTGGGGCGTCTTTCCTTAAGTGGCAATACCTCACCAGCGGATTTCACTAATTTTGCGTTTTATGGCGGGGTGGTGATTGAGGGGGCAGTGCAGGTCACCGAGTATTATGACAGGAGGCGCATTTCTTCGGACATTCTGGTGCGCACTAACGCCCGGGTCAATTTCCAGGGGCGCAGCACCGCCGATTCGGTGCAGGACGACTATTTGATTCTGGGCGGCAGTGTGCTGAATGCCAACACCTTGACCATTCAAAGCAATGCGGTGGCCACGATTGACATCCGGTTCCGCAGTGATAACGCCATCAACACCTCTGGGGTGATTCTGGACGCGAAAACTGTGATTGAAGCGGGGGGTACGCTGATGTTTGGGTATTCCCGTCAAAATGATGGGTTGCCGGGCATGACGGGTGAGCATCTGGTGCGTGGCAACATTGAAGGGCGGGGCAGAGGCGTGGGGTCTTGCTGCGGCACCGAGGGCGAGTCCATCGTGGATTTGCGCATTGGCATCGGGAGTCCGAGCACCAATCTATTAATTGGCGGTTTCACGAATGGCGTCATTTTTGCGCCGTCTGTGGCCTTGATTGTGAACAGCCCAGACCCGAATTGTTGCAATGGGTTGCGCATCCAGGGGCCGGGGGCGTTTGTCACCAACCTGGTGACGCCGGCGCGGTTGCAGAACTTGCAGGGCACCAATGGCACGCTGACCATCGCCTTTAGCGACAGCGCGGCGCAAACTTTTGCGCCGGGACCATCCGCCCCGAGCCCCATCAAGCTGGGCTTTGACCGCACCACCAACACCGTAAACCCCGTCTATACCATTGGCCAAACCGCCAATGACATGGCCAACTTCAGCGGCCTGGTGGTGAAGGGCGGCACCGTGCAATTGGGCGCGAATCAATCTTTTGTGGGCACGGCGGCCATTCGGACGACCTTGGATGTTTGCGGCGGCACGCTGGTGTTGGGCAGCGGCACCACCCCGCGGACGTTGACGATTGAGGGCAATGCGTTGCTGCAAGGGGGCACGCTCAGCGGCGGAGCAGGGACCACCAAAGGCACGCTGGTCATTGGCGGGGATTTGATTGGCAATGGCACCACGCTGGCCAACACTCCGAATATCACCATGAACCCGGCGGCCAGCGAAACCACTTATGTCAGCGGCACCACACCGCTCACCGGCATGGGCGCCTTTGTCAAGAACGGGCCGGGGACGACGGTGCTGGCCAATCAAATCACCCCGACGCGCGTGGTCATCAACAACGGCACGCTTTTATTGGGAGCGGACGAGCGGATTGGCAATTCGGTGCCGATGACGCTGGCAGGCGGCACCTTTGCCACCGGCGGATATGACGAGACCCTGGGCAAACTGACGTTGGACGCCAACTCCACCGTGGATTTGGGCGCGGGGAACAGCATTTTAACCTTTGCCAACAGCACCACCGAGTCGTGGAATGCTTCGGCCATCCTGAGTATTGTGAATTGGACGGGCAACCTCTATGGGGGTGGAACAGATCAAGTGCATTTTGGCCCCGGCGGTTTGACTGCTGGCCAGCTTTCGCAAGTCCGATTCGTCAATCCGTTTGGGTTGACGCCCGGCATTTACAATGCGGTGATGTTGAGCAGCGGCGAGGTGGTGCCAGTGCCCGAGCCGGCCACAATTGTGGCGGTGGTATTACTGGCGGGTTTGGTGGGTTGGCGTGAGCGCAACCGGTGGTTGGTGTTGGGCCGAAAAGTGCTAGCTGCTATTCATTAA
- a CDS encoding prepilin-type N-terminal cleavage/methylation domain-containing protein, protein MKLPVRNRPARRRGLVAQVDFLPLLAPRRAFTLIELLVVIAIIALLAAMLLPALASAKEAAKRTFCINNNKQLVLAHQMYVDDNEDQFYPRTINPCWMTGLLPYYNQSKMLLCPSDDPEPARWTGFGGGTVYPVDAAPRSYLMNAYNDYFMNVFTNARDWQLYMFPGKWVGMPATAIKDPSTTIIFGEKETRSPHVYMDFSQGVGNDMEEVEHGRHGKAGASKASAGSVHGFADGTARFIKFGKAVSPINMWAVTELWRTNAVDVTVR, encoded by the coding sequence ATGAAATTGCCAGTGAGAAATCGCCCGGCACGACGCAGGGGATTGGTCGCGCAGGTGGATTTCTTGCCCCTGCTGGCCCCTCGTCGCGCCTTCACATTGATTGAGCTGCTGGTGGTCATTGCCATCATTGCCCTCCTGGCCGCCATGTTGCTGCCCGCCCTGGCCAGCGCCAAAGAAGCCGCCAAACGCACCTTTTGCATCAACAACAACAAGCAACTGGTTTTGGCGCATCAAATGTACGTGGATGACAACGAGGACCAATTCTACCCCCGTACCATCAACCCCTGCTGGATGACCGGCCTGCTGCCCTACTACAATCAATCCAAGATGCTCCTCTGTCCCAGCGATGACCCTGAACCCGCCCGCTGGACCGGCTTTGGCGGCGGCACGGTGTATCCTGTGGACGCCGCCCCGCGCAGTTATCTGATGAATGCCTACAATGACTATTTCATGAATGTTTTCACCAATGCCCGCGATTGGCAGCTCTACATGTTCCCCGGCAAATGGGTGGGCATGCCCGCCACTGCCATCAAAGACCCCTCCACCACCATCATCTTCGGCGAAAAAGAAACGCGCTCACCCCACGTGTACATGGACTTTTCGCAGGGCGTGGGCAATGACATGGAAGAAGTCGAGCATGGCCGCCACGGCAAGGCCGGGGCCAGCAAAGCCAGTGCCGGGTCGGTGCACGGCTTTGCGGACGGCACGGCCCGCTTCATCAAATTTGGCAAGGCCGTCAGCCCCATCAACATGTGGGCGGTCACTGAACTTTGGCGCACCAATGCCGTGGACGTCACCGTGCGCTGA
- a CDS encoding prepilin-type N-terminal cleavage/methylation domain-containing protein: MMPETKRPLQAFTLIELLVVIAIIALLAAMLLPALASAKEAAKRTFCINNNKQLSLAHQMYVDDNEQRYYPRTLNPCWMTGLFSYYQNAKLLRCPSDDPNPRTWNANPQFPIDLEPRSYVMNGWNDYFLTVFTNAADFQAYMRRSWNPGMPEGVVKDPSDTILLGEKETQSTHVYMDFTQRAGNDLDEIEQGRHGKAGSTRGGTGSVYAMCDGSARFIRYGKALAPLNLWAVMPEWRTNAVNVSLP; encoded by the coding sequence ATGATGCCGGAAACAAAGCGGCCCCTGCAGGCGTTCACCCTCATTGAACTGCTGGTGGTCATTGCCATCATCGCGCTTCTGGCCGCCATGCTCCTGCCCGCGCTGGCCAGCGCCAAAGAAGCCGCCAAACGCACCTTTTGCATCAACAACAACAAACAGCTTTCCCTGGCCCACCAAATGTATGTGGACGATAACGAGCAACGGTATTACCCGCGCACCCTTAATCCTTGCTGGATGACCGGTCTGTTCTCTTATTATCAAAACGCCAAACTGCTGCGTTGCCCCTCGGATGACCCCAACCCGCGCACCTGGAATGCCAACCCGCAATTCCCCATTGACCTGGAGCCGCGCAGTTATGTCATGAATGGGTGGAATGATTACTTTCTGACTGTCTTCACCAACGCCGCCGATTTCCAGGCCTACATGCGCCGCTCCTGGAATCCCGGCATGCCCGAAGGCGTGGTCAAAGACCCCTCCGATACCATCCTGCTGGGCGAAAAGGAAACTCAGTCCACCCATGTTTACATGGATTTTACCCAGCGGGCAGGCAATGATTTGGATGAGATTGAACAAGGCCGTCACGGCAAGGCCGGCAGCACGCGGGGGGGCACCGGCTCCGTCTATGCCATGTGCGATGGCAGCGCCCGATTCATCCGGTACGGCAAGGCGCTCGCCCCTTTGAACTTGTGGGCCGTCATGCCCGAATGGCGCACCAATGCCGTCAATGTCTCCCTGCCCTAA
- a CDS encoding 3-dehydroquinate synthase: MSFAPLPVIEHPITVRWQHRVFFTRNLFHPENPLLAKVLCSNNEIQPARVWMVVDVGLAQAQPEWLASVIPWFAQHRGTLELVSPPLVYPGGETVKNDWAHLHSLLQEIEKHRLDRHNYLIAAGGGALLDLAGLAAALAHRGLRLIRLPSTVLAQADSGVGVKNGINAFGKKNFLGTFAPPYAVINDLALLHTLAERDRRAGWVEAVKVACLKDAAFFAQLEREAQALLDFEPQAVQSAIYRCAELHVTHIAQGGDPFEFGSARPLDFGHWAAHKLEALSDWTLRHGEAVAMGIAVDVLCARQAGWLPAPAAGRILALLHQLGFSLYSPLMEKNTAAGQWALWEGLQEFREHLGGQLRLTQLRDIGQSFETDHLDPRWVRQAVQVLKQGV, translated from the coding sequence ATGAGCTTCGCCCCGCTGCCTGTTATCGAGCATCCCATCACGGTCAGATGGCAACACCGCGTGTTCTTCACCCGAAACCTCTTTCACCCAGAAAACCCTCTTTTGGCCAAGGTCCTTTGCAGTAACAACGAAATCCAGCCCGCCCGGGTTTGGATGGTGGTGGACGTCGGCCTGGCTCAAGCGCAACCGGAATGGCTGGCCTCGGTCATTCCATGGTTTGCCCAACACAGAGGCACGTTGGAGCTGGTCAGTCCCCCCTTGGTTTATCCAGGCGGCGAGACCGTGAAGAATGACTGGGCACACCTTCATTCGTTGCTTCAGGAAATCGAAAAACACCGCCTGGACCGCCACAATTACCTCATTGCTGCCGGGGGCGGGGCTTTATTGGACTTGGCAGGTCTGGCCGCCGCACTGGCTCACCGTGGTTTGCGGCTGATTCGCCTGCCCAGCACTGTGCTCGCCCAGGCCGATTCCGGAGTGGGCGTGAAGAACGGCATCAACGCCTTTGGGAAAAAGAACTTTCTCGGCACCTTTGCCCCCCCTTATGCCGTCATCAACGACCTGGCCCTGCTCCACACCCTTGCCGAACGTGACCGCCGGGCGGGGTGGGTTGAAGCCGTCAAAGTCGCCTGCCTCAAGGACGCCGCCTTCTTTGCCCAATTGGAGCGCGAGGCCCAAGCCCTGCTGGATTTTGAGCCACAAGCCGTCCAAAGCGCCATTTACCGTTGTGCCGAATTGCATGTGACGCATATTGCCCAGGGCGGCGACCCTTTTGAATTTGGCTCCGCCCGGCCGCTGGATTTTGGTCACTGGGCCGCCCATAAACTGGAAGCACTATCCGATTGGACCTTGCGTCACGGCGAAGCCGTGGCCATGGGCATCGCGGTGGACGTGCTGTGTGCCCGCCAGGCGGGCTGGCTGCCCGCCCCGGCGGCGGGCCGCATTCTTGCTCTCCTCCACCAATTGGGATTCAGCCTTTACTCCCCCCTCATGGAAAAAAACACCGCCGCCGGCCAATGGGCCTTGTGGGAAGGCCTGCAGGAATTTCGCGAACACCTGGGCGGCCAACTGCGGCTCACTCAGTTGCGGGACATTGGGCAAAGCTTTGAGACCGATCACCTCGACCCCCGGTGGGTCCGCCAGGCGGTGCAGGTGTTGAAACAAGGCGTCTGA